One genomic window of Thalassolituus hydrocarboniclasticus includes the following:
- the rplL gene encoding 50S ribosomal protein L7/L12, translating into MSLTKEDIINAIAEMSVMDVVELVSAMEEKFGVSAAAAVVAGPAAGGDAGAAEAQSEFDVILSGAGDKKVNVIKAVRELTGLGLKEAKAMVDGAPATVKEGVSKEDAEAAKATLEAAGALVEIK; encoded by the coding sequence ATGTCACTGACTAAAGAAGATATCATCAACGCTATCGCTGAAATGTCCGTAATGGACGTTGTAGAACTGGTTTCTGCGATGGAAGAAAAATTCGGCGTATCTGCTGCAGCTGCAGTAGTTGCTGGTCCAGCTGCTGGCGGCGACGCTGGTGCTGCTGAAGCACAATCAGAATTCGACGTAATCCTGAGCGGTGCTGGCGACAAGAAAGTTAACGTAATCAAAGCAGTACGTGAACTGACTGGTCTGGGCCTGAAAGAAGCTAAAGCAATGGTTGATGGCGCTCCAGCAACTGTTAAAGAAGGCGTTTCTAAAGAAGACGCTGAAGCTGCTAAAGCAACTCTTGAAGCGGCTGGTGCTCTGGTCGAGATCAAGTAA
- the rplJ gene encoding 50S ribosomal protein L10: protein MALGLEDKKAIVAEVQEAAQGALSAVVADSRGVTVGAMTALRKEAREAGVWMKVVRNTLARRAVEGTPYECLTDVLVGPSLIAFSTEHPGAAARIFKDFAKQNSKFELKAGAFEGSVVSIDMLATLPTYDEAIAKLMSVMKEASAGKLVRTIAAIRDQKEQAA, encoded by the coding sequence GTGGCCTTAGGACTCGAAGATAAGAAGGCGATTGTCGCCGAAGTCCAGGAAGCAGCTCAAGGTGCTCTGTCTGCTGTTGTTGCGGATTCCCGCGGCGTAACAGTAGGCGCCATGACCGCTCTGCGTAAAGAAGCACGTGAAGCTGGTGTTTGGATGAAAGTCGTCCGTAACACTCTGGCTCGCCGTGCTGTTGAAGGTACCCCATACGAGTGTCTGACTGACGTCCTCGTTGGCCCAAGCCTGATTGCTTTCTCTACCGAACATCCAGGTGCGGCTGCCCGTATCTTTAAGGATTTCGCTAAGCAGAACAGCAAGTTTGAGCTGAAAGCCGGTGCTTTCGAAGGTTCCGTAGTTTCTATCGACATGCTGGCAACTCTGCCGACTTACGACGAAGCTATCGCGAAACTGATGAGCGTCATGAAAGAAGCGTCTGCAGGCAAATTGGTTCGTACCATTGCTGCTATCCGCGACCAGAAAGAACAAGCTGCCTGA
- the rplA gene encoding 50S ribosomal protein L1 — protein sequence MAKLTKRQKAIAEKVEAGKVYSFADAAALLGELSTVKFKESVDVAVNLGIDARKSDQNVRSSTVLPNGTGKTMRVAVFTQGANAEAAKAAGADEVGMDDLAEKIKGGDLNFDVVIASPDAMRVVGMLGQVLGPRGLMPNPKVGTVTPDVATAVKNAKAGQVRYRNDKNGIIHTTIGKVDFTAQALQENLTALLADLKKAKPSSAKGVYMKKVTISTTMGPGLVVDHSSLDF from the coding sequence ATGGCTAAGCTGACTAAGCGCCAGAAGGCAATCGCAGAGAAAGTAGAAGCCGGCAAAGTATATTCTTTCGCTGATGCAGCTGCTCTGCTGGGTGAACTGTCCACCGTTAAGTTCAAAGAATCTGTAGACGTTGCCGTAAACCTGGGCATCGATGCACGTAAATCCGATCAGAACGTTCGTAGCTCTACCGTACTGCCAAACGGCACCGGTAAGACCATGCGCGTTGCTGTATTCACTCAGGGCGCAAACGCTGAAGCTGCTAAAGCTGCAGGCGCCGACGAAGTGGGTATGGACGATCTGGCTGAAAAAATCAAAGGCGGCGACCTGAACTTTGACGTTGTTATTGCTTCTCCGGATGCAATGCGCGTTGTAGGTATGCTGGGTCAGGTACTGGGTCCGCGTGGCCTGATGCCAAACCCGAAAGTAGGTACTGTAACTCCAGACGTTGCTACCGCCGTTAAAAATGCCAAAGCAGGTCAGGTGCGTTACCGCAATGACAAGAACGGTATTATCCACACCACCATCGGTAAAGTGGATTTCACCGCTCAGGCTCTGCAGGAAAACCTGACAGCCCTGCTGGCTGACCTGAAAAAAGCCAAACCTTCTTCTGCCAAAGGCGTTTACATGAAGAAAGTGACCATCAGCACTACGATGGGTCCTGGTTTGGTGGTTGATCACTCCTCTCTGGATTTTTAA
- the rplK gene encoding 50S ribosomal protein L11 encodes MAKKVEGYIKLQVAAGKANPSPPVGPALGQKGLNIMEFCKAFNAQTQGMEAGMPVPVIITAYSDRSFTFELKTPPASYLLKKAAGLTSGSARPNTVKVGTVNRAQLEEIANVKMKDLTAADMDAAVRTIAGSARAMGLNVEGVE; translated from the coding sequence ATGGCTAAGAAAGTCGAAGGCTACATCAAGCTGCAGGTTGCAGCTGGTAAAGCGAACCCAAGTCCACCAGTTGGTCCGGCTCTGGGTCAGAAAGGTCTGAACATCATGGAATTCTGTAAAGCGTTCAATGCTCAGACTCAGGGTATGGAAGCTGGCATGCCAGTTCCAGTGATCATCACTGCATACAGTGACCGTTCATTCACCTTCGAACTGAAAACTCCTCCTGCATCTTACCTGCTGAAAAAAGCAGCTGGCCTGACCAGTGGTTCTGCTCGTCCGAACACTGTGAAAGTCGGTACTGTTAACCGTGCTCAGCTGGAAGAAATTGCCAACGTTAAAATGAAAGACCTGACTGCAGCCGATATGGATGCAGCGGTACGTACCATCGCTGGTTCTGCCCGCGCTATGGGTCTGAACGTGGAAGGAGTTGAGTAA
- the nusG gene encoding transcription termination/antitermination protein NusG, producing MAMRWYVVHAYSGYEKRVQNALKERVELHGMQDFFGDILVPTEEVVEVREGKKRKSERKFYPGYVLVQMEMNDESWHLVKQTPRVMGFIGGTADKPAPITDREADAILQRVRDGADRPTHKTIYEPGEVVRVTDGPFADFNGVVEGVDYEKSRLQVAVTIFGRATPVELEFTQVEKAG from the coding sequence ATGGCTATGCGCTGGTATGTTGTACACGCCTACTCAGGTTACGAAAAACGCGTACAGAATGCTCTGAAAGAGCGCGTCGAACTGCATGGTATGCAGGACTTTTTCGGCGACATTCTGGTTCCTACTGAAGAAGTAGTTGAAGTTCGCGAAGGCAAGAAGCGTAAAAGTGAGCGTAAGTTCTATCCGGGCTACGTTCTTGTACAGATGGAAATGAATGACGAGAGCTGGCATCTGGTTAAACAGACTCCTCGCGTCATGGGCTTTATTGGCGGAACCGCTGATAAGCCGGCTCCGATCACTGATCGTGAAGCGGATGCCATTCTGCAGCGTGTGCGTGATGGTGCAGATCGTCCTACCCATAAAACCATTTACGAGCCAGGTGAGGTTGTGCGCGTGACCGATGGTCCGTTTGCCGACTTTAACGGTGTGGTTGAAGGTGTGGATTATGAGAAGTCCCGTCTGCAGGTTGCGGTAACAATTTTTGGACGTGCGACGCCGGTCGAGCTGGAATTTACCCAGGTCGAAAAAGCAGGCTGA
- the secE gene encoding preprotein translocase subunit SecE codes for MSTDSKASKSPLDILKWLLAAAFLAAAVVGNYVYADMPLLYRVLGVVVLMAVSAGFALTSTQGKSFLQLLKEANVERRKVVWPTRQETQQTTLIVVVVVVLMALVLWGLDSLLGWLVSLLVG; via the coding sequence ATGAGTACCGATAGCAAAGCAAGTAAATCACCGTTGGATATATTGAAGTGGCTGCTGGCTGCAGCTTTTCTCGCTGCTGCCGTTGTGGGTAACTATGTCTACGCTGACATGCCACTGCTGTATCGCGTTCTGGGTGTTGTTGTTCTGATGGCTGTGAGTGCTGGTTTTGCGCTCACCAGTACTCAGGGCAAATCATTCCTGCAATTGCTGAAAGAAGCCAATGTGGAGCGCCGCAAGGTCGTGTGGCCGACGCGTCAGGAGACGCAGCAGACCACTCTGATCGTTGTTGTTGTGGTTGTATTGATGGCGCTGGTTCTGTGGGGTCTTGATTCTCTGCTGGGCTGGCTTGTTTCGTTGCTGGTAGGCTGA
- the tuf gene encoding elongation factor Tu, with protein MAKETFERSKPHVNVGTIGHVDHGKTTLTAALTRVCSEVWGGAAVAFDGIDNAPEERERGITISTSHVEYESPNRHYAHVDCPGHADYVKNMITGAAQMDGAILVCGSTDGPMPQTREHILLSRQVGVPYIVVFLNKADLLAEDCGGADSEEYAEMLELVEMELRDLLSEYDFPGDDTPIIPGSALMALNGEDDNEMGTSAVKKLVETLDSYIPEPERAIDGAFLMPIEDVFSIQGRGTVVTGRVERGIVRTGEELSIIGIKETIKTTCTGVEMFRKILDEGRAGENVGVLLRGTKRDEVERGQVLAKPGSITPHTKFESEVYVLGKDEGGRHTPFFKGYRPQFYFRTTDVTGACELPEGVEMVMPGDNVKLTITLIAPIAMDEGLRFAIREGGRTVGAGVVAKIIE; from the coding sequence ATGGCAAAGGAAACGTTTGAACGCTCAAAACCCCACGTAAACGTTGGCACTATCGGTCACGTTGACCACGGTAAAACCACTCTGACTGCGGCTCTGACCCGCGTATGTTCCGAAGTATGGGGCGGTGCAGCGGTAGCGTTCGACGGTATCGACAATGCTCCTGAAGAGCGTGAGCGTGGTATCACCATTTCTACCTCCCACGTAGAATACGAATCTCCGAACCGTCACTACGCACACGTAGACTGCCCGGGCCACGCTGACTATGTTAAAAACATGATCACCGGTGCTGCGCAGATGGACGGCGCGATCCTGGTATGTGGTTCTACTGACGGCCCAATGCCTCAGACCCGTGAACATATCCTGCTGTCCCGTCAGGTTGGTGTACCTTACATCGTTGTATTCCTGAACAAAGCTGACCTGCTGGCTGAAGATTGCGGCGGTGCCGATTCTGAAGAATACGCAGAGATGCTGGAACTGGTTGAAATGGAACTGCGTGACCTGCTGTCTGAATACGACTTCCCAGGCGACGACACTCCAATCATCCCAGGTTCTGCTCTGATGGCTCTGAACGGCGAAGACGACAACGAAATGGGTACGTCTGCTGTTAAGAAACTGGTAGAAACTCTGGATTCTTACATCCCTGAGCCAGAGCGTGCTATCGACGGCGCCTTCCTGATGCCAATCGAAGACGTATTCTCTATCCAGGGTCGTGGTACTGTTGTTACCGGTCGTGTTGAGCGTGGTATCGTTCGCACTGGTGAAGAACTGTCCATCATCGGTATCAAAGAGACCATCAAGACTACCTGTACCGGTGTTGAGATGTTCCGTAAGATCCTGGACGAAGGCCGTGCTGGTGAGAACGTAGGTGTTCTGCTGCGTGGTACCAAGCGTGACGAAGTTGAACGTGGTCAGGTTCTGGCGAAGCCAGGTTCTATCACTCCTCACACCAAGTTCGAATCTGAAGTATACGTACTGGGTAAAGATGAAGGTGGTCGTCACACTCCATTCTTCAAAGGTTACCGTCCACAGTTCTACTTCCGTACCACTGACGTAACTGGTGCTTGTGAGCTGCCAGAAGGCGTTGAGATGGTAATGCCAGGTGACAACGTTAAGCTGACCATCACTCTGATCGCTCCGATCGCGATGGATGAAGGTCTGCGTTTTGCGATCCGTGAAGGCGGTCGTACTGTTGGCGCCGGCGTTGTAGCAAAAATTATCGAATAA
- a CDS encoding SPOR domain-containing protein: MRWIFFTLVFGNLLLLATFWQKQGEAAPAPLRALEIPGSVKTLQLVSEAGDSLQPAAPRKVADQREALCYVAGPYADELDARHLLARVSALSLHGRINTVDIESGEPSEYWVHVPPRATREEALRTLKELQKRKFDSYIITQGDLAEGVSLGLFRNKESAYGLQKAVEEFDIPVEVLVVNKSVREYWVEVIEVSQLNERMRERIQAGDKEISWALVECSNAG; this comes from the coding sequence ATGCGCTGGATCTTTTTTACCTTAGTGTTTGGCAACCTTCTGTTGCTGGCAACGTTTTGGCAGAAGCAGGGCGAAGCTGCTCCGGCTCCGCTGCGCGCTCTGGAAATTCCCGGTTCAGTGAAAACCCTGCAACTGGTCAGTGAGGCTGGGGATAGTCTGCAGCCAGCTGCTCCACGTAAGGTGGCCGATCAGCGCGAGGCTTTGTGCTACGTTGCAGGCCCTTATGCTGACGAGCTGGATGCACGTCATTTATTGGCGCGGGTCAGTGCCCTGAGTCTGCATGGCCGCATCAATACCGTTGATATTGAAAGTGGCGAACCTTCTGAATACTGGGTGCATGTGCCTCCGCGAGCTACCCGTGAAGAAGCTCTGCGCACATTAAAAGAACTGCAGAAGCGTAAATTCGACAGCTACATCATTACTCAGGGCGATCTGGCCGAAGGTGTTTCGCTGGGACTGTTCCGCAATAAAGAGTCCGCATACGGACTGCAGAAAGCGGTGGAGGAGTTTGATATTCCGGTTGAGGTGCTGGTGGTTAATAAGTCGGTGCGTGAATACTGGGTTGAAGTGATCGAAGTGTCACAGCTGAATGAGCGCATGCGTGAACGCATTCAGGCGGGCGATAAAGAAATCAGCTGGGCGCTGGTTGAGTGTAGCAATGCGGGCTAG
- a CDS encoding type III pantothenate kinase produces the protein MSVLLIDAGNSRVKWQLRQAGIIEAQGGVAHTDLAQMSDAEAGRIFPAHCDRVVVASVRDNDSLHQSLNAHYGARLRWLAQPVSDHPAFIHCYAEPGRLGVDRWLAMLGARCHYSAPLIVADAGTALTVDLMSADNHHEGGFIVPGLQLAQQALFNSTQRVRPYNDERASQQLLPGQDTVGCVSSGVYRQQAALVRSVQQDYPQHVLVVTGGDGLWLATQLGCEYRPDLVFDGMDSLCAGSFLP, from the coding sequence GTGTCCGTCCTGCTGATTGATGCCGGTAACAGCCGGGTAAAATGGCAGCTGCGTCAGGCTGGTATTATTGAAGCTCAGGGGGGTGTTGCTCACACCGATCTGGCGCAGATGTCTGATGCTGAAGCCGGCAGAATTTTCCCGGCGCACTGTGACCGTGTGGTGGTTGCCAGTGTGCGCGACAACGACAGCCTGCATCAGAGTCTGAATGCGCATTATGGCGCCAGACTGCGCTGGCTGGCGCAGCCGGTAAGCGATCATCCTGCTTTTATACATTGCTATGCGGAGCCGGGCAGGCTCGGAGTCGACCGCTGGCTGGCGATGCTGGGTGCGCGTTGCCATTATTCTGCACCATTAATAGTGGCGGATGCCGGGACGGCGCTGACGGTTGATTTAATGTCGGCAGACAATCACCATGAGGGCGGTTTTATCGTTCCTGGATTGCAGTTGGCGCAACAGGCGTTGTTTAACAGCACTCAGCGTGTCCGTCCTTATAATGACGAGCGGGCATCTCAGCAGTTGCTGCCGGGGCAGGATACGGTTGGCTGTGTCAGTTCGGGTGTTTATCGCCAACAGGCTGCGCTGGTGCGTTCGGTGCAGCAGGACTATCCGCAGCATGTGTTGGTTGTCACCGGTGGTGATGGTTTATGGTTGGCGACGCAGCTTGGCTGCGAGTACCGGCCTGATCTTGTATTTGATGGTATGGATTCCTTATGCGCTGGATCTTTTTTACCTTAG
- the birA gene encoding bifunctional biotin--[acetyl-CoA-carboxylase] ligase/biotin operon repressor BirA has protein sequence MLNRILELLADGQFHSGEELGEKLGVSRAAVWKQLKKLDELNIPYSSVKGKGYRLQDAIELLDKERIQGSLSQRLDILEILLDVGSTNTYLFERAGDHMGKRYAVLAEKQVSGRGRRGRQWVSPFGKNIYLSLLVSFAGGMAALEGLSLMTAIAVEKALARLGIEGIGLKWPNDVYADGKKLAGILLEVTGEYSSHCQVVIGVGLNLALSNSDAESIEQPWAELRSFKPDLSRNEVAATILDELLAVVDEFQRNGFAPYQQYWSERDIYHQQEVRIISAANEKRGKVKGVNRKGELMLQTEHGIDVINAGELSVRPAD, from the coding sequence ATGCTCAACAGGATTCTTGAATTACTTGCAGATGGTCAGTTTCATTCCGGTGAAGAGCTGGGCGAAAAGCTGGGCGTCAGCCGGGCTGCGGTATGGAAACAACTGAAAAAACTCGATGAGCTGAATATTCCCTATTCCTCAGTTAAAGGAAAAGGTTATCGCCTGCAGGATGCTATTGAGTTATTGGATAAAGAGCGTATTCAGGGATCACTGAGTCAGCGTCTCGATATTCTGGAAATTCTGCTGGATGTTGGTTCTACCAATACCTATCTGTTTGAACGTGCCGGCGATCATATGGGTAAGCGTTATGCCGTGCTGGCTGAAAAGCAGGTCAGTGGGCGTGGTCGCCGTGGCCGGCAGTGGGTCAGCCCGTTTGGCAAGAATATTTATTTATCGCTGCTGGTTTCCTTTGCTGGTGGTATGGCCGCCCTTGAAGGACTGAGCCTGATGACGGCCATTGCCGTTGAAAAAGCACTCGCCCGGCTTGGGATTGAAGGTATAGGTCTTAAATGGCCGAACGATGTTTACGCTGACGGAAAAAAACTCGCCGGCATTTTGCTGGAAGTGACCGGTGAGTACAGCAGCCATTGTCAGGTTGTTATTGGTGTAGGACTCAATCTGGCGCTCAGCAACAGCGATGCGGAAAGTATTGAGCAACCCTGGGCCGAGTTGCGCAGCTTTAAGCCGGATCTGTCGCGTAATGAAGTGGCCGCCACCATTCTTGATGAGTTGCTTGCGGTGGTGGATGAATTTCAGCGCAATGGTTTTGCTCCCTATCAGCAATACTGGTCGGAACGCGATATTTATCACCAGCAGGAGGTACGTATTATTTCTGCTGCTAATGAAAAGCGCGGCAAGGTAAAAGGCGTTAACCGTAAAGGTGAGCTGATGCTGCAGACCGAGCATGGTATCGACGTTATTAATGCCGGAGAACTCAGTGTCCGTCCTGCTGATTGA
- a CDS encoding substrate-binding periplasmic protein — protein MVNPLLILCLLISSSAFAAEAIRVQPQRTAVDGSYLYYTDLLRLVLSNTSKEYGDAELVSISRLTQARAFQALHDNLIDVFWAGTSREREVFVEPIRIPLHAGLLGIRIPVIRKADQARFDSLHNLSDLQQLSACQGDHWPDSDILEANGFNVLRATKFEVMYQLLQAGRCDYFPRGINEVYAEVSHISRNDLMIYERIILNYPFPMYFFVSRDNPRLAERLTKGMEQLAASGELLTFLQQHPTTRDIFPLSRLSNSWIIPLHNPLLPELTPLTDRRLWIELPSRNSQSPTVP, from the coding sequence ATGGTCAATCCCCTGCTGATACTGTGCCTGTTAATAAGCAGCTCCGCCTTCGCCGCCGAAGCGATACGGGTTCAGCCACAGCGGACGGCCGTCGATGGCAGCTACCTTTATTACACTGACCTGTTACGCCTTGTGCTCAGTAACACCAGCAAAGAGTATGGCGATGCCGAACTGGTCAGCATCAGCCGCCTGACCCAGGCGCGGGCATTTCAGGCGCTGCACGATAACCTGATCGATGTATTCTGGGCCGGCACCAGCCGCGAGCGTGAAGTTTTCGTAGAGCCAATCCGCATCCCCCTGCACGCCGGGCTGCTTGGCATCCGCATTCCGGTTATCCGCAAAGCCGATCAGGCCCGCTTTGATTCCCTGCATAACCTCAGCGACCTGCAACAGCTGAGCGCCTGTCAGGGCGACCACTGGCCGGACTCAGACATTCTGGAAGCCAACGGCTTTAATGTGCTGAGAGCAACCAAGTTTGAAGTGATGTACCAGCTGCTGCAGGCTGGTCGCTGCGACTACTTTCCGCGCGGTATTAATGAAGTCTACGCCGAGGTCAGCCACATCAGCCGTAATGATCTGATGATCTACGAACGCATCATTCTCAACTACCCGTTTCCGATGTACTTCTTTGTCAGCCGTGACAACCCGCGCCTGGCCGAACGGCTGACCAAAGGCATGGAACAACTGGCTGCCAGCGGCGAACTGCTGACCTTTCTGCAACAACATCCGACAACACGCGACATATTCCCCCTCAGCCGGCTCAGCAACAGCTGGATTATCCCGCTGCATAATCCTCTGCTGCCAGAGCTGACACCACTGACCGACAGGCGTCTGTGGATTGAGCTTCCCTCCCGCAACAGCCAATCACCAACCGTCCCCTGA